The following proteins are co-located in the Methanobacterium sp. Maddingley MBC34 genome:
- a CDS encoding MIP family channel protein (PFAM: Major intrinsic protein~TIGRFAM: MIP family channel proteins), whose translation MVSLMKRSVAELIGTFILVFFGTGAAIITLMISSGQTPPNSFNIGIGAMGGLGDWLAIGLAFGLAISACIYAFGKISGCHINPAVTIALWSVKKFPSRDVAPYLVAQLVGAALASFALAYIIGMGAVTTGGLGATAPFEGIGYFQAILAEAIGTFILMLAIMGVAVDREAPPGFAGLIIGLTVAGAITTLGNITGASLNPARTFGPYLGDLLLGGSNLWIYFPIYIIGPIVGAVLAAFVYNYLSEETG comes from the coding sequence ATGGTTTCATTAATGAAAAGATCAGTGGCTGAACTTATCGGGACTTTTATACTTGTCTTTTTCGGTACTGGAGCTGCAATCATCACCCTGATGATAAGTTCAGGTCAAACACCTCCCAACTCATTTAACATTGGAATCGGAGCCATGGGAGGTCTGGGGGATTGGTTAGCAATAGGTTTAGCCTTTGGATTAGCTATAAGTGCGTGTATCTATGCATTTGGAAAGATATCTGGTTGTCATATCAACCCCGCAGTGACCATAGCACTGTGGTCCGTGAAAAAATTCCCATCACGCGATGTGGCACCCTACCTGGTTGCTCAACTCGTTGGAGCAGCTCTGGCCAGTTTTGCATTGGCCTATATAATTGGAATGGGTGCAGTAACTACCGGAGGCCTGGGTGCTACAGCACCATTTGAGGGAATTGGTTATTTTCAAGCCATCCTGGCAGAAGCCATTGGAACTTTCATTCTAATGCTGGCTATAATGGGAGTGGCAGTTGATAGGGAAGCCCCACCGGGATTTGCAGGATTGATAATTGGGTTAACTGTTGCTGGTGCGATAACCACACTGGGAAACATCACCGGCGCATCATTAAATCCTGCCAGAACCTTTGGGCCCTACTTGGGAGATCTGCTCCTGGGAGGTTCTAACCTGTGGATATACTTCCCAATATATATTATAGGCCCCATAGTAGGAGCTGTTTTAGCTGCATTTGTGTACAACTATCTTTCAGAGGAGACTGGATAA
- a CDS encoding hypothetical protein (PFAM: Uncharacterized protein conserved in archaea (DUF2180)), whose amino-acid sequence MKCYICAEEGKSTDAVAICIVCGMGLCMDHAIRQETEIWSGGYPFPAEKLKETLPRILCKYCNHALKHEAKGG is encoded by the coding sequence ATGAAATGTTATATTTGTGCAGAAGAAGGTAAATCAACAGATGCAGTTGCCATCTGCATAGTTTGTGGTATGGGATTATGCATGGACCACGCAATCCGACAGGAAACTGAGATATGGAGTGGAGGGTACCCTTTCCCTGCAGAAAAACTTAAAGAAACACTGCCTAGGATACTGTGTAAATACTGTAACCATGCACTTAAACATGAAGCTAAAGGGGGATAA
- a CDS encoding hypothetical protein (PFAM: Uncharacterized protein conserved in archaea (DUF2193)) yields MVGLYEKMVQEAMMAQKADVETVKNKRGTQFHIKDTKAYLDVVQKMEATAEQSESVINLHVNSVKAHYNILDSLTDTIRPEDDPFVEHYQTPVVLEILRDEDPDFEGSLSKFIEAIGKAEALIGKEVVRRYGGFYGPTCVVDFALMPGSTSNTINRIVKTVDIPLKHKQAILSAKSWGMNTSYGIGEVFANEIENGATVAQAVEKEIVEIKHIYQNPVEAQAELMDNAGHSSFDVRKYMAQYRDKMESTIIAAMEDDVHYGNILTVPAYCVGDISHHIAQSTFNMCKDDVTMAIIEATTNVMDATLKKALPDFKSEYEVLSLATGASACAVEYILELDGFNAPAVVDLLTKRFHNYVQLYPTRGAAAELHNSDFMDMIYRGWGYIDQARKALNGSSGILIPKVAGFKVDLEPVHQNEVVMNPQRYTYPACAITVRFSSLMRLADYPCLLTSEPVTATLMTNIIALHKESPASPVRTCKNCAAASLVDFRHNHCQWKEAV; encoded by the coding sequence AGAAAATGGAAGCAACTGCCGAACAATCTGAATCAGTTATTAACCTTCATGTAAATTCCGTGAAGGCTCATTACAACATTCTGGACAGCTTAACCGATACCATCAGACCAGAAGATGATCCTTTCGTGGAACACTATCAAACGCCAGTGGTACTGGAAATACTTCGCGATGAAGACCCTGACTTTGAGGGGAGTCTCTCTAAATTCATTGAGGCCATAGGAAAAGCAGAAGCTTTAATTGGTAAAGAAGTAGTCCGCAGGTATGGTGGATTCTACGGACCAACCTGTGTGGTTGATTTTGCCCTGATGCCTGGCAGTACCAGTAATACCATAAATCGTATAGTTAAAACTGTGGACATACCTCTAAAACATAAACAGGCTATATTATCTGCTAAATCGTGGGGAATGAACACTTCCTATGGTATTGGTGAAGTATTCGCCAATGAAATTGAAAATGGGGCCACTGTAGCCCAGGCAGTTGAGAAGGAAATCGTTGAAATCAAACATATCTACCAGAACCCGGTTGAAGCCCAGGCTGAACTCATGGACAATGCTGGACACTCTTCCTTCGATGTAAGGAAGTACATGGCCCAATACAGGGATAAAATGGAAAGTACAATAATTGCTGCAATGGAAGATGATGTCCATTATGGTAATATCCTTACAGTCCCTGCTTACTGTGTGGGTGACATATCCCACCATATTGCCCAATCCACATTCAACATGTGCAAAGACGATGTGACAATGGCCATAATTGAAGCCACCACCAATGTGATGGATGCAACCTTGAAAAAGGCTCTTCCTGACTTTAAGAGTGAATATGAAGTTCTTTCCCTGGCAACCGGAGCATCTGCCTGTGCAGTGGAGTACATACTGGAGCTGGACGGTTTCAACGCACCAGCAGTGGTGGACCTATTAACCAAAAGATTCCACAACTACGTGCAACTTTACCCCACCAGGGGAGCTGCTGCTGAACTCCACAACAGTGACTTCATGGACATGATCTACCGTGGATGGGGGTACATTGATCAGGCACGCAAGGCACTTAATGGCTCTTCAGGTATATTGATACCTAAAGTAGCTGGATTTAAGGTTGACTTAGAACCTGTTCACCAGAACGAGGTGGTCATGAATCCGCAGCGTTACACTTACCCTGCATGTGCCATTACAGTCCGGTTTTCATCACTCATGAGACTAGCGGATTATCCCTGCCTTTTAACCAGTGAACCGGTAACTGCCACCTTGATGACCAACATCATAGCCCTGCACAAAGAAAGTCCTGCTTCCCCAGTACGGACCTGCAAAAACTGTGCTGCAGCATCACTGGTTGACTTCAGGCACAATCACTGCCAGTGGAAAGAAGCAGTATAA